The following coding sequences are from one Fusobacterium perfoetens window:
- a CDS encoding peptidylprolyl isomerase codes for MKRYFKLLLVSLVLFLLGGCSFFGKKESTDFTKYNDIRATFVTSQGDIEFYLYPEAAPITVASFVNLALRGYYDNTVFHRAIENFMIQGGDPTGTGQGTPGYLTNDEFVDWLDFYQPGMLAMANMGPNTNGSQFFITIYPADSLNQRYTIFGEFVTQGDYDRIKKLEKGDVIKEIKISGHADLLLALNKERVDEWNKELDSKYPNLKKYPVKDLSAFGNEVEQYRNELESIYTPKQKEIKEEKEFFIPRFIRATEKKLKERKAAKIEKAKAEKELDEFTLD; via the coding sequence ATGAAGAGATATTTTAAACTACTGCTTGTTTCACTTGTTTTATTTTTACTTGGAGGATGTTCATTCTTTGGAAAAAAAGAAAGTACAGATTTTACAAAATATAATGATATTAGAGCAACATTTGTAACATCTCAGGGAGACATAGAATTTTATCTTTATCCTGAAGCAGCTCCAATAACTGTAGCAAGTTTTGTAAATCTTGCTTTAAGAGGTTATTATGATAATACAGTATTTCATAGAGCTATTGAAAACTTTATGATTCAAGGGGGAGATCCTACTGGAACAGGACAAGGAACACCAGGATATCTTACAAACGATGAATTTGTTGACTGGCTTGATTTCTATCAACCTGGAATGCTTGCAATGGCAAATATGGGGCCAAATACAAATGGATCACAATTTTTTATAACTATATATCCTGCTGATTCTTTAAATCAAAGATATACAATTTTTGGAGAATTTGTAACTCAGGGAGATTATGACAGAATTAAAAAGCTTGAAAAAGGTGATGTGATAAAAGAAATAAAAATCAGTGGACATGCAGATCTTTTACTTGCTTTAAATAAAGAAAGAGTAGATGAATGGAATAAAGAACTTGATTCTAAATATCCAAACTTAAAAAAATATCCTGTAAAAGATTTATCTGCATTTGGAAATGAAGTTGAACAATATAGAAATGAGCTTGAATCAATATATACTCCAAAGCAAAAAGAAATTAAAGAAGAAAAAGAATTTTTCATTCCTAGATTTATCAGAGCAACAGAAAAAAAATTAAAAGAAAGAAAAGCTGCTAAAATAGAAAAAGCTAAAGCAGAAAAAGAACTTGATGAATTCACATTAGATTAA
- a CDS encoding DJ-1/PfpI family protein, translating into MKKVYVLLAEGFEILEAIAPIDVMRRAGIKVVTLSLNKTLEVNSAQNVTVKADDMFGDYKDADGIFLPGGYSGYENLFKSDEAMALTKYYLDNGKMVAAICGAPSSLGRRRMIDGRNITLHFSTHELVKDFCNIIDEPIVKDKNLITASGSGYSQELGFTILEYLAPETIEKVKIGMTLK; encoded by the coding sequence ATGAAAAAAGTTTATGTTTTACTTGCAGAAGGATTTGAAATTTTAGAGGCTATTGCACCTATTGATGTGATGAGAAGAGCAGGAATAAAAGTTGTTACTCTTTCTTTGAACAAAACTCTTGAAGTTAATTCTGCACAAAATGTTACAGTCAAGGCTGATGATATGTTTGGAGACTATAAAGATGCTGATGGTATATTCCTTCCAGGAGGATATTCAGGATATGAAAATCTTTTTAAATCAGATGAAGCTATGGCTCTTACAAAATACTATCTTGACAATGGAAAAATGGTTGCAGCAATTTGTGGAGCTCCATCTTCATTGGGAAGAAGAAGAATGATAGATGGAAGAAATATAACTCTTCATTTCTCTACTCATGAACTTGTAAAAGATTTTTGCAATATTATAGACGAACCTATTGTAAAAGATAAAAATCTTATCACTGCCAGTGGTTCAGGGTATTCTCAAGAACTTGGATTTACAATTCTTGAATATCTTGCACCTGAAACTATTGAAAAAGTAAAAATCGGAATGACATTAAAATAA
- a CDS encoding ROK family protein produces the protein MNNATNNRNIANLLRYINIHQGGTKLELAENLNLSPASLTKISKKLISENILYEEERIKNNRKRTDLLINYNKFKFIGIDLRPDTTTIVFTNTNLEILHAFSRENSNQIKNSKDLFHDIFTRIQTFIKENDVKENEILGMGITINLSEFHNKYYDYSFLEELNYEKLTEFAKEYFSFPVIIDTFIRALALYQTFCEPSIKNFFFMKYNTLIDGSIIVNNQLVNPFMDFNKKLGLNHVIIEPDSDVFCDTCKRKGCIETMISSSSIIKQLKDKYREYPEIIKNYDTHGFDYLVERAEKGEVEECLILKKIANYTALIILNIDAIFSLDNFVVSGKLFKSPIFKNYLMISLQSYQLTEIKENFIISHIEEKKEFLASAYLPVNYIFYNYNF, from the coding sequence ATGAACAATGCAACGAACAATAGAAACATAGCCAATCTTCTTAGGTATATCAATATTCATCAAGGTGGAACTAAACTTGAGCTAGCAGAAAATTTAAATCTTTCTCCTGCTTCATTGACAAAAATTTCAAAAAAACTTATATCTGAAAATATTTTATATGAAGAAGAAAGAATAAAAAATAACCGTAAAAGAACAGATCTCCTTATAAATTATAATAAATTTAAGTTTATAGGAATTGATTTAAGACCTGATACTACAACTATTGTTTTCACTAATACAAATCTTGAAATTCTTCATGCTTTTTCAAGAGAAAACAGCAATCAAATAAAAAATTCAAAAGATTTATTTCATGATATTTTTACAAGAATTCAAACTTTTATAAAAGAAAACGATGTCAAAGAAAATGAAATTCTTGGGATGGGAATTACAATAAACCTTTCAGAGTTTCATAATAAATATTATGATTATAGTTTTCTTGAGGAACTTAATTATGAAAAATTAACTGAATTTGCTAAAGAATATTTTAGTTTTCCTGTGATCATAGATACTTTTATAAGAGCATTAGCTCTTTATCAGACTTTCTGTGAACCGTCAATTAAAAATTTCTTTTTTATGAAATATAATACTCTCATAGATGGAAGTATTATAGTAAATAATCAACTTGTAAATCCATTTATGGACTTTAATAAAAAATTAGGGCTTAACCATGTTATAATTGAACCTGATTCAGATGTCTTTTGTGATACATGTAAAAGAAAAGGTTGTATTGAAACAATGATATCAAGTTCCAGTATTATAAAACAACTTAAAGATAAATACAGAGAGTATCCTGAAATAATTAAAAACTATGATACACATGGATTTGATTATCTCGTTGAAAGAGCTGAAAAAGGAGAGGTTGAAGAATGCCTTATCCTAAAAAAAATAGCAAACTATACAGCCCTTATAATACTTAATATTGATGCTATTTTCTCTCTTGATAACTTTGTAGTTTCAGGAAAGCTTTTCAAAAGTCCAATATTTAAAAATTACCTTATGATCTCTCTTCAAAGCTATCAACTAACTGAAATAAAAGAGAATTTTATCATAAGTCATATAGAGGAAAAAAAGGAATTTCTTGCATCTGCATATCTTCCTGTAAATTATATTTTTTATAATTATAATTTCTAA
- a CDS encoding phosphoribosylaminoimidazolesuccinocarboxamide synthase — MEKVYQGKTKNVYKLENGNFLLEFKDDCTGKDGVFDPGENSVGLTIEGIGKANLKMSEYFFEILNNQGVKTHYISADLEKGTMEVVPAKPFGKGLEVICRFKAVGSFYRRYVQYVNEAADLPAYVETTFKNDALGDPLVTKDGLVVLGVMTAEQYDSMKERTQRISTIVKDELAKKGLDLYDIKFEFGIDNNGEVILIDEIASGNMRVYKDGVIVNPMDLTEMFFA; from the coding sequence ATGGAGAAAGTTTATCAAGGAAAAACAAAGAATGTGTACAAACTGGAAAATGGGAACTTCTTATTAGAGTTCAAAGATGACTGTACTGGAAAAGATGGAGTATTCGATCCAGGTGAAAACTCTGTTGGATTAACTATTGAAGGTATAGGAAAAGCAAATTTAAAAATGTCTGAATACTTCTTTGAAATCCTTAACAACCAAGGAGTAAAAACTCACTATATTTCTGCCGATTTAGAAAAAGGAACAATGGAAGTTGTCCCTGCAAAACCTTTTGGAAAAGGTCTTGAAGTTATATGCCGTTTCAAAGCTGTAGGAAGTTTTTACCGTCGTTATGTTCAATATGTAAATGAGGCTGCTGATCTTCCAGCATATGTAGAAACTACTTTTAAGAATGACGCACTTGGTGATCCATTAGTTACAAAAGACGGACTAGTTGTTTTAGGTGTTATGACTGCTGAACAATATGACTCTATGAAAGAAAGAACTCAAAGAATCTCTACTATTGTTAAAGATGAATTAGCTAAAAAAGGATTAGATCTTTATGATATTAAGTTTGAATTTGGAATTGATAATAATGGAGAAGTTATCTTAATAGATGAAATTGCATCTGGAAATATGAGAGTATATAAAGATGGTGTTATAGTTAATCCTATGGACTTAACTGAAATGTTCTTTGCTTAA
- a CDS encoding DNA cytosine methyltransferase has protein sequence MTKYNVIDLFAGVGGLSYGFSKISDFNIIAANEIEKDISIAYTLNHPDVKMINCDINDLTEEKLNKVLKNKKIDIIVGGPPCQSYSTLGKRQMDDRANLFMQYKRILQILKPTVFVFENVVGILTMDKGNLFKKIQTEFEELGYILKQKTLNAADFGVPQQRERVILVGMKEKNNFIYPIPTHGEGLKPYVTLKDAIGDLPCIKSGQEKNYYETDIGDNEFLKFVRANVDNFLEEHKAPKNGEHLIKIMETLKDGQSKNDLPEEIRPKSGYGNTYAKLWWEKPATTITRNFACPSSSRCIHPRDSRAMSIREGARLQSFPDDYKFYGADGMKRLEIGNAVPPLLSIAIAKQILEALRSKATP, from the coding sequence ATGACAAAATATAATGTCATTGATTTATTTGCTGGTGTAGGAGGTCTAAGTTACGGTTTTTCTAAAATATCAGATTTTAATATAATTGCTGCAAATGAAATAGAAAAAGATATTTCTATAGCATATACTTTAAACCACCCTGATGTGAAAATGATAAATTGTGACATTAACGATTTAACAGAAGAAAAACTTAATAAAGTTTTAAAAAATAAAAAAATAGATATTATTGTAGGAGGACCACCTTGTCAATCTTATTCAACATTAGGGAAAAGACAAATGGATGACAGAGCAAATTTATTTATGCAATATAAAAGAATTTTACAAATTCTTAAACCTACAGTTTTTGTTTTTGAAAATGTTGTTGGAATTCTAACTATGGATAAAGGAAATCTATTTAAAAAAATTCAAACTGAATTTGAAGAATTAGGATATATCCTTAAACAAAAAACTTTAAATGCTGCTGATTTCGGTGTCCCTCAACAAAGAGAAAGGGTAATATTGGTTGGTATGAAAGAAAAAAATAATTTTATATATCCTATACCTACACATGGAGAGGGACTTAAACCATATGTTACATTAAAAGATGCAATAGGAGATTTACCTTGTATCAAAAGTGGTCAAGAAAAAAATTATTATGAAACAGATATTGGAGACAACGAGTTTTTAAAATTTGTCAGAGCAAATGTTGATAATTTCCTTGAAGAACATAAAGCTCCTAAAAATGGAGAACATTTAATTAAAATTATGGAAACTCTTAAAGATGGACAATCTAAAAATGATTTACCTGAAGAAATTCGTCCTAAAAGTGGATACGGTAATACATATGCTAAATTATGGTGGGAAAAACCAGCTACCACAATAACACGTAATTTTGCATGTCCATCTTCATCTAGATGTATTCATCCTCGTGATTCAAGAGCTATGTCTATAAGAGAGGGAGCTCGCTTACAAAGCTTTCCAGATGATTATAAATTTTATGGAGCAGATGGTATGAAACGGCTAGAAATTGGCAATGCCGTTCCACCACTTCTTTCTATTGCTATAGCAAAACAAATATTAGAAGCATTAAGAAGTAAAGCAACTCCTTAA